Proteins co-encoded in one Sulfuricaulis limicola genomic window:
- the fabG gene encoding 3-oxoacyl-ACP reductase FabG, giving the protein MLLKGQIALVTGASRGIGQAIALELGRQGAQVFGTATSDNGAEKISAVLKEKGVAGRGLALDVNSAESIAAVLSEIEKSGGVPTILVNNAGITRDNLLLRMSEEEWDAILDTNLKSVYRLSKACLRAMTKARGGRIISISSVVGAIGNAGQVNYAAAKAGLVGFTKALAREVGSRNITVNAVAPGFIDTDMTRALPEAQREALLKQIPLGRLGLAEEVAAAVAFLASPQAGYITGTTLHVNGGMYMN; this is encoded by the coding sequence ATGTTGCTGAAAGGACAGATTGCGCTGGTCACCGGCGCCAGCCGCGGCATCGGCCAGGCCATCGCGCTCGAGCTGGGCCGGCAGGGCGCGCAGGTGTTCGGCACCGCGACCTCCGACAACGGCGCGGAAAAGATCAGCGCCGTGCTGAAGGAAAAGGGTGTTGCGGGACGCGGCCTGGCGCTGGACGTGAACAGCGCGGAATCGATCGCCGCCGTTCTCTCCGAGATCGAGAAATCCGGCGGCGTGCCGACGATCCTGGTCAACAATGCCGGCATCACGCGCGACAATCTGTTGCTGCGCATGTCCGAGGAGGAGTGGGACGCCATCCTTGATACGAACCTGAAGTCGGTGTACCGCCTGAGCAAGGCCTGCCTGCGCGCCATGACCAAGGCCCGCGGCGGGCGCATCATCAGCATCAGCTCGGTAGTGGGCGCGATCGGCAACGCGGGACAGGTGAATTACGCCGCCGCCAAGGCCGGTCTCGTCGGCTTCACCAAGGCGCTGGCGCGCGAGGTCGGTTCACGCAACATCACCGTCAACGCGGTGGCGCCGGGCTTCATCGACACCGACATGACCCGTGCGTTGCCCGAGGCGCAGCGGGAGGCCTTGCTCAAGCAGATTCCCCTGGGGCGCCTGGGACTGGCCGAAGAAGTGGCCGCGGCCGTGGCATTTCTGGCCTCGCCGCAGGCGGGCTATATTACCGGTACGACCCTGCACGTGAACGGCGGGATGTACATGAACTAG
- the acpP gene encoding acyl carrier protein has protein sequence MSSVEERVKKIVVEQLGVNEGEVKPAASFVDDLGADSLDTVELVMALEEEFDCEIPDDQAEKITTVQQAIDYINSRLN, from the coding sequence ATGAGCAGTGTCGAAGAGCGCGTCAAGAAGATTGTCGTGGAGCAGTTGGGCGTTAACGAGGGCGAGGTCAAGCCTGCCGCCTCCTTCGTGGATGATTTGGGCGCGGATTCCCTGGATACGGTCGAGCTGGTAATGGCGCTGGAAGAGGAATTTGACTGTGAAATTCCCGATGACCAGGCGGAGAAAATCACCACCGTCCAGCAGGCCATCGACTACATCAACTCCCGTCTGAACTGA
- the fabF gene encoding beta-ketoacyl-ACP synthase II, with product MSKRRVVITGLGILSPVGIGVAENWRNIVAGKSGIGPITTFDATGYPSAIAGEVKNFIPSAFGISDKEARRMDRFIQLGMAAGIEAIKDSGIQVTEANAERIGVYLGSGIGGVGTIEETTLTIKEKGPRRVSPFYVPMSIINMISGDLSVMFGLKGPNLAMVTACATATHSIGDAGRLIEYGDADVMIAGGAEAATTPTAVAGFGNAKALSTRNDSPEAASRPWDKDRDGFVLGEGAGVVVLEEYEHARKRGAKIYCELVGFGMSGDAYHMTSPPENGEGAARCMRNALRNAGLNPDQVQYVNAHGTSTPLGDKAETQAVKAAFGAYARKLAVSSTKSMTGHLLGAAGGIEAVYSALAVYHQIAPPTINLITPDPECDLDYVPNTARQMKIDVAISNSFGFGGTNGTLVFHKLA from the coding sequence TTGAGCAAGCGGCGCGTCGTCATTACCGGACTCGGTATCCTGTCTCCCGTCGGCATCGGTGTCGCCGAAAACTGGCGCAACATCGTGGCCGGCAAAAGCGGCATCGGGCCCATCACGACGTTCGACGCCACCGGTTACCCCTCCGCCATCGCCGGCGAGGTCAAGAATTTCATTCCCTCCGCGTTCGGCATTTCCGACAAGGAAGCGCGCCGCATGGACCGCTTCATCCAGCTGGGCATGGCGGCCGGCATCGAGGCGATCAAGGACTCCGGTATCCAGGTGACCGAAGCCAACGCCGAACGCATCGGCGTGTATCTTGGTTCCGGCATCGGTGGTGTCGGCACCATCGAAGAAACCACCCTGACCATCAAGGAAAAAGGGCCGCGCCGGGTTTCGCCGTTTTACGTCCCCATGAGCATCATTAATATGATATCGGGCGACCTGTCGGTGATGTTCGGCCTCAAGGGTCCGAATCTGGCCATGGTCACCGCCTGTGCCACCGCCACCCACAGCATCGGCGATGCCGGCCGCCTGATCGAATACGGCGACGCCGACGTCATGATCGCCGGCGGCGCCGAAGCCGCTACCACGCCGACAGCGGTCGCCGGTTTCGGCAACGCCAAGGCCCTGTCCACGCGCAACGACAGCCCGGAAGCCGCCAGCCGTCCGTGGGACAAGGACCGCGACGGCTTTGTGCTCGGCGAAGGCGCGGGCGTGGTGGTGCTCGAGGAATACGAGCACGCCAGGAAGCGCGGCGCGAAAATCTATTGCGAGCTGGTCGGTTTCGGCATGAGCGGCGACGCCTACCACATGACCAGCCCGCCGGAAAACGGCGAGGGCGCGGCACGCTGCATGCGCAATGCCTTGCGCAACGCCGGCCTGAATCCCGATCAGGTCCAGTACGTCAACGCCCACGGCACTTCCACGCCGCTCGGCGACAAGGCCGAGACGCAGGCGGTCAAGGCCGCCTTCGGCGCGTACGCGCGCAAGCTCGCGGTGAGCTCGACCAAGTCCATGACCGGCCACCTGCTGGGCGCGGCCGGCGGCATCGAGGCGGTTTATTCGGCGCTCGCCGTGTATCACCAGATCGCGCCACCGACGATCAATCTGATCACTCCCGACCCGGAATGCGATCTGGATTACGTGCCGAACACGGCGCGCCAGATGAAAATTGACGTCGCCATCTCCAACTCCTTCGGTTTTGGCGGCACCAACGGGACGCTGGTGTTCCATAAACTGGCGTGA
- a CDS encoding aminodeoxychorismate synthase component I, translating to MTAVPDLVTLHSRFPERYPHLLASVAHDTPRARYDILFAFPGETLTLQADSRLYRDKQDIGTGDFLDAFDRDWRAQAASEQSVPDHDALPFTGGWFMFLGYELVAQIEPTVTGIRFDAAFPVACATRMPAAIIVDHVRQQGWLVCESERGGELLPVLEEDCLAPELGSMAAATPPPIVDEEEPQRFLGHVRTAQEYIRDGDVFQVNLSRLWRATLRSPVSPAALYRRLCAANPAPFAGLMTWSNDRAVISSSPERLVAVRGRRVHTRPIAGTYPRSPDAGQDRALSQDLLRHPKERAEHVMLIDLERNDLGRVCRTGSVQVSEFMSLESYRHVHHIVSEVGGELRDGITPAQVIRAVFPGGTITGCPKVRCMQIIAELEQAPRAAYTGSMGYINRDGSLDLNILIRTIMCRGPEISLRAGAGIVADSIPERELAETRAKARGMLAALGV from the coding sequence CTGACGGCCGTTCCCGATCTCGTCACGCTGCATTCCCGGTTTCCCGAACGTTACCCGCATCTGCTGGCCAGTGTGGCGCATGACACGCCACGTGCCCGCTATGACATCCTGTTTGCCTTTCCCGGAGAAACCCTGACGCTGCAGGCGGATTCCCGGCTCTATCGGGACAAACAGGATATCGGCACCGGCGATTTTCTGGACGCCTTTGACCGGGACTGGCGCGCGCAGGCGGCCAGCGAACAGAGCGTGCCCGACCATGATGCGCTGCCATTCACCGGCGGGTGGTTCATGTTTCTCGGCTATGAACTGGTCGCCCAGATCGAGCCCACGGTTACCGGGATCCGGTTTGATGCGGCATTTCCGGTGGCCTGCGCCACGCGCATGCCGGCGGCCATCATCGTCGACCACGTCCGGCAACAGGGCTGGCTGGTGTGCGAATCGGAACGGGGTGGAGAACTGCTGCCGGTGCTTGAGGAAGACTGCCTGGCGCCGGAGCTGGGGAGCATGGCGGCAGCGACGCCGCCGCCCATCGTTGACGAGGAAGAGCCGCAACGCTTTCTCGGTCACGTGCGCACGGCGCAGGAATACATCCGGGACGGTGACGTGTTTCAGGTGAACCTCTCGCGTCTTTGGCGCGCGACGTTGCGATCACCTGTGAGTCCGGCGGCCCTGTATCGCCGGCTGTGCGCGGCCAATCCGGCGCCGTTCGCCGGGCTGATGACCTGGAGCAATGATCGCGCCGTGATCAGCTCGTCGCCGGAGCGCCTGGTGGCCGTGCGCGGACGCCGCGTGCACACGCGCCCAATCGCGGGCACTTACCCGCGCAGCCCCGATGCGGGGCAGGATCGTGCGCTGTCGCAAGACCTGTTGCGCCATCCCAAGGAGCGCGCCGAGCATGTGATGCTGATCGACCTCGAACGCAATGATCTCGGGCGCGTGTGCCGCACCGGGTCGGTGCAGGTCAGTGAATTCATGTCGCTCGAGTCCTATCGCCATGTGCACCATATTGTCTCCGAAGTCGGCGGTGAGCTGCGCGACGGCATCACGCCGGCGCAGGTGATTCGCGCGGTGTTTCCGGGTGGCACCATCACCGGTTGCCCCAAGGTGCGCTGCATGCAGATCATCGCCGAGCTGGAGCAAGCGCCGCGCGCGGCCTATACCGGGTCCATGGGATATATCAATCGCGATGGCAGCCTGGATCTGAATATCCTGATTCGCACCATCATGTGTCGCGGACCGGAGATTTCCCTGCGTGCCGGCGCCGGCATCGTGGCCGACTCCATTCCGGAACGCGAATTGGCGGAGACCCGTGCCAAGGCGCGGGGCATGCTCGCGGCACTGGGAGTCTAA
- the pabC gene encoding aminodeoxychorismate lyase: protein MKILINGEPGESISVLDRGFQYGDGVFETLAVANGQPLLWDRHMRRFFHGAMRLGIQAPAEGLLRREAEQVCRGASRGVLKIMLTRGVSGRGYAPGPEAAPTRTVGLLPWPDYPATYRTDGVNVQFCHTLITRHNILAGLKHLNRLEQILARMELKDGCAEGLMQDETGHVIEGTMTNLFVVSRGTLLTPDLKSSGVTGVMRGLVLERAPALSIDCRVTGIKRENILDADEVFLTNSLIGVWPVRRIDSREYPAGTVTRQIQEVMRDATVAD, encoded by the coding sequence ATGAAAATACTGATTAATGGCGAACCCGGCGAAAGCATTTCGGTGCTGGACCGCGGCTTCCAGTACGGCGACGGGGTTTTTGAAACACTGGCGGTAGCCAATGGTCAGCCGCTGCTGTGGGACCGGCATATGCGGCGTTTTTTTCACGGCGCCATGCGGCTCGGCATTCAGGCGCCGGCCGAGGGACTGCTGCGCCGCGAGGCTGAACAGGTCTGCCGTGGCGCGTCGCGAGGCGTGTTGAAGATCATGCTCACGCGCGGCGTATCCGGGCGGGGTTACGCGCCCGGTCCTGAAGCGGCGCCGACGCGTACCGTCGGTCTGCTCCCATGGCCGGATTATCCCGCGACGTATCGAACCGATGGCGTGAACGTGCAGTTCTGTCATACCCTCATTACACGGCACAATATTCTGGCGGGACTCAAGCATCTCAACCGGCTCGAGCAGATCCTGGCGCGCATGGAATTGAAGGACGGCTGCGCCGAGGGCCTGATGCAGGACGAGACCGGCCATGTCATCGAAGGCACTATGACGAATCTGTTCGTCGTATCACGCGGCACGCTGCTGACGCCGGACCTGAAGTCCAGCGGCGTGACCGGCGTAATGCGCGGCCTGGTGCTGGAACGTGCCCCCGCGCTTTCGATAGACTGTCGCGTCACCGGAATCAAACGGGAGAATATTCTGGATGCGGACGAGGTGTTTCTGACCAACAGCCTTATCGGGGTATGGCCGGTGCGCCGCATTGATTCGCGGGAATACCCCGCAGGCACCGTCACCCGGCAGATCCAGGAGGTCATGCGCGATGCCACCGTGGCTGATTAG
- the mltG gene encoding endolytic transglycosylase MltG, with product MPPWLIRLAVALLIAVVVGNGYLFWAWNHALEPGAEIYEVKPGMPLRSFARELSARGVLPESHSFVWLAHLTGRDRGLKPGEYRFRDGMTARELLDQIVAGRVIEYPVVLLEGWTFQQFLATIRAAPKLTQALAGMSPATIMERLGRPGEHPEGRFFPATYYYSSGQTDIMVLANAYEKMQQLLQREWEGRENNLPLKNAYEALILASIVEKETGRADERRLIAGVFINRLRHGMRLQTDPTVIYGMGKSFDGNLRLKDLRRDTPYNTYTRRGLPPTPVAMPGKESLQAALHPMVTGALFFVARGDGSHEFSSTLAEHNLAVLKYQMKGKPRKAPAPAVPSAREQNPKPN from the coding sequence ATGCCACCGTGGCTGATTAGACTCGCCGTCGCCCTGCTGATCGCGGTCGTCGTCGGCAACGGCTATCTGTTCTGGGCCTGGAACCACGCGCTCGAGCCGGGAGCGGAAATCTACGAGGTCAAACCCGGCATGCCGCTGCGCAGTTTCGCGCGCGAGCTGAGCGCGCGCGGCGTGCTGCCGGAAAGCCATTCCTTCGTGTGGCTGGCGCACCTGACCGGCCGCGACCGCGGCCTCAAGCCCGGCGAATACCGGTTCCGCGACGGTATGACGGCGCGCGAACTGCTCGACCAGATTGTCGCCGGCCGTGTGATCGAGTATCCCGTGGTGCTGCTTGAGGGTTGGACATTCCAGCAGTTCCTGGCGACGATCCGCGCGGCTCCCAAACTGACTCAGGCCCTTGCCGGGATGTCGCCGGCGACCATCATGGAGCGTTTGGGTCGCCCCGGCGAACACCCGGAAGGCCGGTTCTTTCCCGCCACTTATTATTACTCCTCCGGCCAGACCGACATCATGGTCCTGGCGAATGCCTATGAAAAAATGCAGCAACTCCTGCAACGCGAGTGGGAAGGGCGCGAGAACAACCTGCCGCTCAAGAATGCATACGAAGCGCTGATCCTGGCGTCCATCGTGGAGAAGGAGACGGGCCGCGCTGACGAACGCCGCCTGATTGCCGGCGTCTTCATCAACCGCTTGCGCCATGGCATGCGGCTGCAGACCGATCCGACCGTGATTTACGGCATGGGAAAAAGCTTCGACGGCAACCTGCGACTGAAGGATCTGCGGCGCGACACGCCGTACAACACCTACACGCGCCGGGGACTGCCGCCGACGCCGGTGGCGATGCCGGGCAAGGAGTCATTGCAGGCGGCGTTGCATCCGATGGTGACAGGCGCGCTGTTTTTTGTCGCCCGCGGCGATGGCAGCCATGAATTTTCTTCCACGCTGGCAGAACACAACCTGGCTGTGCTCAAATACCAGATGAAAGGAAAGCCGCGCAAGGCTCCGGCGCCAGCCGTTCCGTCCGCGCGCGAACAGAACCCGAAACCGAACTGA